The sequence TATTCATTCTTCTGCGGATCGTAGACAAAGTCGGCCTTGTCGAATCGCCCGTCAGCTTTGGCGTTTGAGGTTTTCGTCGGAGGCACCAAGGTGGAGATGCCGGCATCATGGCACGCTAATATTTCCTTGCCGTTGAAGTAGCCTCGGTCGGCAAGCACCGTCAGATCTGTGGTGCCAACTGCGATGCGTGCTTTCTTGGCCATTGCGGATAATTGATCACGGTCGCTGCCGCTGTTGGTCACCTCGTGCTCGACGATGAAATGATGCTTTGCATCGACGGCGGTTTGCACGTTGTAGCCGACGATGCCGCTGCCGCGTGTCATCATGGATCGGGCATCGAGATCTGTCAGCGAAATCTGTGTTTCGCCAGTTTCTACAAGCTTCGCTTCAATTTCCTTGAGCGAGGCCAACTGCAATTTCAATGCCGCTATTTTCTCTTCCAGCCCCACGCGTTTCGGTTTTGCGGTGCCGGGCTCCTGTCTGTCGGCGCTGTCGAGCTCGGCCAGGTAACGACCGATGCTCGCTTCGATCTCTTCCATCCGTCGCTTGAGTTTCGCGTCGGTGAAATTGCGATCGCTGCTGTTCACCGCTTTGAATTTGCTGCCGTCGATAGCGACGACTGCATCCGAAAATAGGTCGAGCTGCTGGCACAAAACTACGAACTGACGGCATACATTGCGGATCGATTTACCGTTGTCTTTTCGGAAGGTTGCGATCGTCTTGAAGTCCGGTTTTAGGCGCCCCGTCAACCACATCAATTCGACGTTCCGCTGAGCTTCGCGCTCCAGGCGCCGGCTCGACTGAATTCGATTGAGGTAGCCATAAATGTACAGCTTGAGAAGTACACTTGGATAATAAGCGGGCCGGCCCGTTGCCGCCGGCTGCACGCGCTCGAATCCAAGGCTGGCAAGGTCAAGCTGATCAACAAATACATCGACCACCCGGACTTGGTTGTCTTCGTCGACATAGTCGTCCAGTAGCTCTGGGAGCATAGTGGACTGGCCGCGGTCTGCACCTTCGATAAAGCGCTTCATTTCGCACACCAAGTGTTGAGATGCTGGCTTAACGTTTTCCGGTCAGGTTTCGTTTTCATCGGCTTACGTTTTTACACAGCCTGAACCGAAACCGGCCACTAAGAAACTAAGGTTCTCACAGCCCCGCGAATTTATGGTTGCTAGGTTAGTCGCAACTATTCCTGGTTCGCTGCGATTGAATGCAGGTTCATTCGCAGTTATCTCTTGTTTGAGGGGGCCGTCAGTCGCAGTTAATTCTGGTCGAAAAAACCGCTGAATGCAGGTCCGAGCGTTATTCAATGCAGGTCGCAATAGCTAAGGCACGCCTCTCATCTCAAATATTAAGCGTCCACTTTTGACGAATTTGACAGGCTGGTTTTCGCCGATAGCTGACCGCCAACTTCAAAGTTTCGATTCCATTTTAAATGGCTCGATGCCAACATTTCGTTTGCAGTGAGCGTGAGCACACGAAAATGGAATGCCAGCCGACACGGATAAATGCAAGCCCAATTGCAGATAATGTGAGCACGGTCGGATTCAGATTTGCAGTTAATTTGAGCCGAAAAACGCTTCGAATGCGAGCACGGTCGACTTGAAACGCGAGTCGCTACATCTATTGGACTACACTTGATAGTTGAAGGGATACCATCATGAAACTCAAAATCCGCAGCAGCTCGCACAGGTTCAGTTCCCCGACCGTGTTGAGGGGCGACGCGCCGTTTCTCGGCGCCACCGTTCAGGAATGGGACAAGGCGATCACCGGCAATATGGACAAGACCCTTGCCCAGGTCAAGCAGCGCGCAATGGGCAACGGACCCAAGCGCGATGTTTCCAAGGCCACTACGTTCGACTTGGCGAGCTTCGCCGGCAAGCGCATGGCCAACGCCAAATAATTTTCCTTCTCCTTACTTGAAAACGCGGCACCGACCTCGTTTTTTCATATGTCCGATGGGAAAAAAGACAACGCGCTCGATCTGCATGTAGTGGTGTTCGCTGGCCCGAAGGGGTCCGGGAAGACCTCGCTAATCGACAATATCAAACAGACAGACCTGGCGACCGTCCAGAGAGGCTAGCCTCTTCCGGCCTACTTCATTAACCCCGACCAGGTGGCAAAGGATGTGCAGGGCGACTTTCCCGACCAGTACGCCAAGGATGGGGCCGCGCAGAGCGCCGCCATGCACATCCGGGCCGGCCTGCATTCAATCGTCGCGAACCGACAATAAGAGCAACTGAAATATATTAAAAACCCATTGAAAGCCACCGTTCCTGGAATAAGTTTGTTGGGTGATGAAAAAATATTGCACCGAGCTTCTTATGTCTTAGACTGCGAGCCAAGCCACTCGCGCATTGCCTCATTTACACGAGTCTGCCATCCGTGCCCGCTAGCCTTCAACGCCGCTAGCACGTCCTGGTCAAACCGGATCGTTGTCGGCACCTTGGGCGCAACCT comes from Actimicrobium sp. CCC2.4 and encodes:
- a CDS encoding BrnA antitoxin family protein, which translates into the protein MRRRGRPVGSLKVAPKVPTTIRFDQDVLAALKASGHGWQTRVNEAMREWLGSQSKT